Proteins found in one Triticum urartu cultivar G1812 chromosome 4, Tu2.1, whole genome shotgun sequence genomic segment:
- the LOC125553309 gene encoding aquaporin PIP2-5-like, which produces MPMAAAQGKLSPEAMDNEVISNGSAKDYLDPPPAPLVDAGELGKWSLYRAVIAEFTATLLFVYVAVATVVGHKRQTDAQACSGAGVLGIAWAFGGMIAVLVYCTAGISGGHINPAVTFGLLLARKVSLPRAFLYMVAQCVGAICGAALVRAVHGGHHYVLYGGGANELAPGYSRTAGLIAEIAGTFVLVYTVFSATDPKRIARDPHVPVLAPLLIGFAVLMAHLATIPVTGTGINPARSFGAAVVYNGGKAWDDQWIFWVGPFIGAAVATVYHQYILRNSAIFRSNYDASV; this is translated from the coding sequence ATGCCTATGGCAGCAGCACAAGGGAAGCTAAGTCCGGAGGCCATGGACAACGAAGTTATCAGCAACGGCAGCGCCAAGGACTACCTCGAccctcctccggcgccgctgGTGGACGCCGGCGAGCTGGGTAAGTGGTCTTTGTACCGTGCCGTCATCGCCGAGTTCACCGCCACGCTGCTCTTCGTCTACGTCGCCGTGGCCACCGTGGTCGGCCACAAGCGCCAGACGGACGCCCAGGCGTGCAGCGGCGCCGGCGTGCTGGGCATCGCGTGGGCCTTCGGCGGCATGATCGCTGTCCTCGTCTACTGCACCGCCGGCATCTCCGGCGGCCACATCAACCCAGCCGTGACGTTCGGGCTACTGCTGGCGCGCAAGGTGTCCCTTCCCAGAGCCTTCCTCTACATGGTGGCGCAGTGCGTCGGCGCCATCTGCGGTGCGGCGCTGGTGAGGGCCGTGCACGGCGGCCACCACTACGTGCTTTACGGTGGCGGCGCCAACGAGCTCGCGCCGGGCTACTCCAGGACGGCGGGTCTCATCGCCGAGATCGCCGGCACCTTCGTGCTCGTGTACACCGTCTTCTCAGCGACCGACCCGAAGCGCATCGCCCGGGATCCACACGTCCCGGTGCTGGCGCCGCTGCTCATCGGGTTCGCCGTGCTCATGGCGCACCTCGCCACCATCCCCGTCACCGGAACCGGGATCAATCCAGCAAGGAGCTTTGGCGCCGCCGTGGTGTACAATGGCGGCAAGGCTTGGGACGACCAGTGGATCTTCTGGGTTGGCCCGTTCATCGGCGCCGCCGTGGCCACGGTTTACCACCAGTACATCCTCAGGAATAGTGCCATCTTCCGGTCCAACTACGACGCCTCCGTCTAG